A genome region from Euphorbia lathyris chromosome 4, ddEupLath1.1, whole genome shotgun sequence includes the following:
- the LOC136225704 gene encoding probable leucine-rich repeat receptor-like protein kinase IMK3, producing MEESDKPLNSFYKYPFNKKEKWKKKNRFQSQIPNLFLVFLLISPVFSEDWDGVVVTQADFQALQAFKAELVDPRGFLKSWNDSGYGACSGGWPGIKCAQGQVIVIQLPWKGLGGRITDKIGQLQALRKLSLHDNFISGSIPLTLGILPNLRGVQLFNNRFSGSIPATLGSCVLLQTLDLSNNSISGTIPESLGNCSKLFRFNLSFNSVSGSIPISFTHSESLIFLDLKRNNLSGSIPAGLGNVSTIRELDLSFNKFSGKIPNSLSNLHNLASFNVSYNNLSGSVPLSLSQKFNSTSFLGNIGLCGFNGGTPCPSPAPTVPASPASPGSETGRKKHRKLSTKDIILIAAGALLIVLIILCCILLACLLRKKAKRGEPRAVGAAGAPTGRGEKGGVAVAGDVEAAGGETGGKLVHFDGPLAFTADDLLCATAEIMGKSTYGTVYKATLEDGNQVAVKRLREKITKGQREFENEVNALGKIRHQNLLSLRAYYLGPKGEKLLVFDYMPKGSLATFLHARGPDTPIDWPTRMKITQGMTRGLFYLHNNQNIIHGNLTSSNVLLDQNTTPKIADYGLSRLMTAAANTNVIATAGALGYRAPELSKLKKANTKTDVYSLGVIMLELLTGKSPGEAMNGVDLPQWVASIVKEEWTNEVFDLELMKDVNEIGDELLNTLKLALHCVDPSPSARPEVQQVLNQLEEIRPPESETLAGSSGVSGGDDGGGTGIGIPVASD from the exons ATGGAGGAATCTGATAAACCCTTAAACAGTTTCTACAAGTAcccttttaataaaaaagagaaatggaagaagaagaatcgaTTTCAATCACAAATTCCAAACCTTTTCTTAGTTTTTCTTCTAATTTCACCTGTTTTCAGTGAAGATTGGGATGGGGTAGTTGTAACTCAAGCTGATTTTCAAGCATTACAAGCATTCAAAGCTGAGCTAGTTGACCCTAGAGGGTTCCTGAAGAGCTGGAATGATAGTGGCTATGGAGCTTGTTCTGGTGGTTGGCCTGGAATCAAGTGTGCTCAAGGTCAAGTTATTGTAATCCAACTTCCTTGGAAGGGTTTAGGTGGAAGAATTACTGATAAAATTGGACAACTTCAAGCTCTTAGGAAGTTAAGTCTTCATGATAATTTCATTTCTGGTTCAATCCCTCTTACTCTTGGGATTTTGCCTAATCTTAGAGGTGTTCAATTGTTTAATAACAGGTTTTCTGGTTCAATTCCTGCTACTTTAGGTTCTTGTGTTTTGCTTCAAACTCTTGATTTGAGTAATAATTCAATTTCAGGAACTATTCCTGAAAGTTTGGGGAATTGTTCTAAGCTTTTTAGGTTTAATTTGAGTTTTAACTCTGTTTCTGGTTCAATCCCTATTAGTTTTACTCATTCTGAGTCTCTTATCTTCCTTGATCTTAAAAGAAACAATCTTTCTGGCTCAATCCCAGCTGGGTTAGGCAATGTTTCCACCATTAGAGAGCTTGATTTATCATTCAATAAATTCAGTGGAAAAATCCCCAATTCTTTATCCAATTTACACAATCTTGCCTCTTTCAATGTGTCCTACAATAACCTATCTGGTTCTGTCCCTCTTTCTCTATCTCAGAAATTCAATTCCACTTCTTTCTTGGGTAACATTGGATTATGTGGATTCAACGGTGGGACCCCATGTCCGTCTCCGGCCCCGACTGTACCCGCGTCACCGGCCTCACCGGGGTCGGAAACGGGGAGGAAAAAGCACAGGAAACTGAGTACTAAAGACATAATTCTAATAGCAGCTGGAGCTCTACTAATTGTGCTAATCATACTTTGTTGCATTCTTTTAGCTTGTCTGTTGAGGAAAAAGGCGAAAAGGGGGGAACCCCGGGCGGTGGGGGCAGCGGGAGCCCCTACGGGGCGAGGGGAGAAGGGTGGGGTGGCTGTCGCAGGGGATGTGGAGGCGGCCGGGGGCGAAACTGGGGGGAAACTAGTGCATTTTGATGGGCCATTGGCGTTTACAGCTGATGATTTGTTGTGTGCAACTGCTGAGATTATGGGGAAGAGTACTTATGGGACAGTTTATAAGGCAACATTGGAAGATGGGAATCAAGTTGCAGTGAAAAGATTGAGAGAAAAGATAACTAAAGGGCAAAGGGAATTTGAGAATGAAGTTAATGCACTTGGGAAGATTAGACATCAAAATCTTTTGTCTTTGAGAGCTTATTATTTGGGGCCTAAAGGTGAAAAGCTTCTTGTTTTTGACTATATGCCTAAAGGTAGCCTTGCCACTTTCCTCCATG CGAGAGGGCCCGATACACCAATAGACTGGCCAACAAGGATGAAGATAACACAAGGAATGACAAGAGGATTATTCTATCTCCACAACAACCAAAACATCATCCATGGAAACCTAACATCAAGCAACGTTTTACTCGACCAAAACACCACCCCAAAAATCGCCGACTACGGCCTCTCCCGCCTAATGACAGCAGCAGCAAACACAAACGTAATAGCCACCGCCGGAGCATTAGGATACAGAGCGCCGGAGCTTTCAAAGCTGAAAAAAGCCAACACGAAAACCGATGTTTACAGCCTCGGCGTCATCATGCTAGAACTCCTCACCGGAAAATCTCCCGGCGAGGCTATGAATGGCGTTGATTTGCCTCAGTGGGTTGCTTCGATTGTTAAAGAAGAATGGACTAATGAAGTTTTTGATTTGGAATTGATGAAAGATGTTAATGAAATTGGGGATGAATTGCTTAATACTTTGAAATTGGCTCTTCATTGTGTTGATCCTTCGCCGTCGGCGAGACCGGAGGTTCAGCAGGTTTTGAATCAGTTGGAGGAGATTAGACCACCGGAAAGTGAAACTCTGGCAGGAAGTTCTGGAGTTTCTGGTGGAGATGACGGTGGAGGAACTGGAATTGGAATTCCGGTAGCAAGTGATTGA
- the LOC136227278 gene encoding probable leucine-rich repeat receptor-like protein kinase IMK3, which produces MENRLIGFGFETDSIRIRLDNVLLDQNTTPKIADYGLSRLMTTVANTNVIATAGALGYRAPELSKLKKANTKTDVYSLGVIMLELLIGKSPGEAMNGVDLPQWVASIVKEEWTNEVFDLELMKDVNEIGDELLNTLKLALHCVDPSPSVRSEVQQVLNQLEEIRPESETVAGSSGVSGGDDGVGIGIPVASD; this is translated from the exons atggaaaatcgtttaattggatttggttttgaaactGATagcataagaattagattaga cAACGTTTTACTCGATCAAAACACCACCCCAAAAATCGCCGACTACGGACTCTCCCGCCTAATGACAACAGTAGCAAACACAAACGTAATAGCCACCGCCGGAGCATTAGGATACAGAGCGCCGGAGCTTTCAAAGCTGAAAAAAGCCAACACGAAAACCGACGTTTACAGCCTTGGAGTCATCATGTTAGAACTTCTCATCGGAAAATCTCCCGGAGAGGCAATGAACGGCGTTGATTTGCCTCAGTGGGTTGCTTCGATTGTTAAAGAAGAATGGACTAATGAAGTTTTTGATTTGGAATTGATGAAAGATGTGAATGAAATTGGGGATGAATTGCTTAATACTTTGAAATTGGCTCTTCATTGCGTTGATCCTTCGCCGTCGGTGAGATCGGAGGTTCAGCAAGTTTTGAATCAGTTGGAGGAGATTAGACCGGAAAGTGAAACTGTGGCTGGAAGTTCTGGAGTTTCTGGTGGAGATGACGGTGTAGGAATTGGAATTCCGGTAGCAAGTGATTGA